The Desulfobacterales bacterium genomic sequence ATCCAGGAAAGCGAATCCAGAATGCTAATTACAATTGACCAGTCCGTAAGAGGCGGAAAGCTGTTTGATCTGAAAGCCAATGCGGATCAGGCGCTGGGAGATTGCCACAGCATCGAGCATGTCATCGTTGTCCGTCGCACCGGCAATGAGATTGAAATGCAAAAGGGGAGAGATACCTATTGGGATGATGAGATGCGGGCAGAGGATATCTCCGATGTCTGTGAATGTGAGCAAATGGAAGCAGAGGATATCCTCTTTCTTTTATATACCAGCGGCAGCACCGGAAAGCCCAAAGGCCAGGTACACACGACCGGTGGATATATGACCTATGTATATATCACTCAGAAATTGATCTTCGACATACATCCTGAAACATTGTACTGGTGCTTGGCAGATATCGGATGGGTGACCGGCCACAGCTATATCGTGTACGGTCCGCTGCTGAACGGAACCTCCACCTTCATGTATGAAGGTACACCCATGTATCCACAACCGGATCGGGCATGGGAACTGATCGAACGCTACCGGATCAATATCTGTTACACGGCGCCGACGGCTATCAGGACATTAATCAGCCAGGGAGATGAATGGACGACCCGGCGGGATCTTTCCAGCCTGAAACTTCTCGGCAGTGTCGGAGAACCGATCAATCCGGAAGCCTGGATGTGGTTTCATAAACATATCGGTAAAGAAAACTGCCCGATTGTGGATACCTGGTGGCAAACCGAAACCGGCGGGATTATGATCTCCCCGTTGCCGGGTGCGATACCCACAAAACCCGGGGCAGCCACGTTCCCGTTTCCCGGCATCATCCCATGGGTCGCAAATCCGGGAATGGAAAATCCGGAGGACAGAGGAAAGCAGATGCCTCCGGGCGAAACCGGTCATCTTTGTATTAAAAAACCCTGGCCCGGACTTTCCAGAACCATTTATAATGATCATGCCCGCTACGAGCAGACTTATTTCATGCAGTATCCGAACATGTATTTTACCGGAGACGGCTGTCTGATGGATTCTGAAGGCTATTATGTTCTGCAGGGCAGGGTGGATGATATTATGAATGTCTCCGGTCATCGGATCAGTACCGCGGAAGTTGAAAGCGCGCTTGTGCTGCATGAAGTGGTTGCTGAAGCCGCTGCCACTGCGATGCCGCATGATGTAAAAGGGCAGGGGATTTACGTATACGTAACCCTGAGACTTGGCGTTGAACCCACGAATGAACTGAAAAAAGAGCTGATCAATCATGTTCGGAAGGAAATCGGGGCAATTGCCACACCGGATAAGCTTCAGTTTGCAACGGCACTGCCCAAAACACGCAGTGGTAAAATCATGCGGCGCATTCTTCGAAAAATAGCGGAAGACAAAGCAGATGAACTGGGAGATACCAGTACGCTTGAAGATGCCAGTGTCATTCAGAAACTGATTAAAGAACGGATTAAATAATTTTTTTGTTTTACATATCCATTTATTTTAAATAGATAATCCCTCTGAAGGTGTCAGCTTCCGACAAAACCCTTCAGAGGGATTTTTGTTTACGAGGGTTTACGGGACTGTTGCCTCACGACTCACGACTGTTGACTTACGACTGATTTTTTCAAAAAAAGGTGGTTTAAATCCGTGTCAATTAAAAAACTCTATGTGGATCATGAAATTTGTAATCTGCCCCTGGTGGGTGCTATTCAGTCAAAGCTGAATCTTCCTGCCGAGATTGTCAATGACGTACGCTGTGTTTACGCGGATATATCATCTGCGGATGATCCGGTTCAACGGGGCAAAGAGGTTTTGTTCCTTACCCGGAACAGGGGAACGTTTGTCCGGAAATGTCCCGGTACCCGAAACTATACCTGCTGCGATTATATGATACTTCATATCGGTACGTTCTGTACGATGGACTGCTCTTATTGTATCCTGCAGTCTTATTTTCATCCGCCGGTTCTTCAATATTTCGTCAATCAGGAAGACATGCTTTCCGAACTGGGTGACTTTTTCCATAAAAAGGAAATGCGCCGGATCGGTACGGGGGAATATACCGACAGCCTGATATGGGACTTTTGGGACGATCTGTCTGCCAAGCTGGTTCCTGAATTTGCAAAACAGTCCCACGCCATTTTGGAAATAAAATCAAAGACTGTCGCCATTGAGGCGCTTGAGCATTTTGATCACCGGCGAAAAACAATTATCTCATGGTCTGTGAATACCGAACGGATTATCCGGAGTGATGAACGCTTGACCTCATCCTTATCAGCAAGGCTCAAAGCGGCTAGCATGTGCGAATCGTGGGGATATCCGGTTTCTTTCCATTTTGACCCCATGGTCATATATGACGGCTGTGAAACCGAGTACCGTCAGGTTATAGAAGGGATATTTTCCCATGTATCTGCGAATAATATCGCATGGATCAGTCTGGGAACATTTCGGTTTATGCCTGATTTGAAGCAGACGATTCAGAAGCGGTTTCCGGATTCCACGATCGTTTACGGCGAATTTATTCCGGGTCTGGATGGAAAAATGAGATATTTTAAACCGGTTCGAATCCGGCTCTACCGGAAAATCGTATCCTGGATCAAGGAAATTGCTCCGGAGGTTGTCGTATATTTTTGTATGGAAGATGATGAAGTATGGAAAAAATCTACCGGGTTTCTGCCTTCGGAGAAGGGCGGTCTTCCGAAAATGCTCGATGAGAGCGCCATCCGGGTCTGCGGTCTGAATCGGTGAAAAACGCCCTGCCGGGCGGGCTTAGGACCGCTATCGCTTGAGGAGCACTTCGTTTGAGGCAAAAAATAAAAGGACATATGGCCGGAAGCGATGATTAAGTCCAGATATCGTCATTTCCTAATTCTGAATGTTCTGATGCTGAGCATCGTTCTGTTTAACTCCAGCCTGAACGCTCAGCAGGTGTTGCATCGGGTCGCCTGGGTAAGTGACGGAGATACCATCATGATAGATGATGGTCGACGGATCCGATATATTGGGATCAACGCCCCTGAAATCGCCCACGACGATAAACCCGCCGAACCGTTTGGATATGAGGCGGCCGAATTGAACAGGCGCATGGTGCTGGGGAAATTTGTTCGGCTTGAACCGGATCAGCAGTCTCACGATCAGTACGGTCGTCTTCTGGCGTATGTTTTTTTAGCTGACGGCACATGTATCAACCAGAAAATGATCAGGGAGGGACTTGCCTATTGCCTGCCTCAGCCACCGAATCTGAAATATGAGGACCGGTTGCTTGAAATCCAGCGGCTGGCCATGTCGACCCGAAAGGGCATATGGCCGCAATGGAAAAATCGGCACGAGCGCGTGATCGGCAATAAACGATCCAGACGGTTTCATTCAGTGAACTGTTCTTTCGGGAAAAAAACAGAAAAACGAAATTTAGTCATATTTTCAAGCCCATGGGAAGCCTTTCAATCGGGATTCGCTCCATGTAAAAGATGTATCACCCTGCGGGCGGACTGAGGAGCGCTATCGCTTGAGGAACACCTCGTTTGAGGCAAAAGAAAAAAAATTGGTATGTTGCGTATAAAAAAAGCGGCAGGAAAATAAATAATTTTTCCTGCCGCCCTGCGAAAATCTAGAAACTCAGATTAAATCTTTTATCTGGCCGTTATCATTACTCTTTTTCCTTGTTAAGCTCTTCCAGTACTTTTTGAGCTATCTGTGCAGGAACCTCATCATAATGCGAAAACTCCATGAAAAACATCCCGCGACCTCCGGTCATGGATCGCAAATCAGGGGCATAGGTTAGAAATTCAGCCATCGGCACATTGGCGTTGATGACCTGATGTTTACCCTTTGTATCCATTCCGAGTACTCTGCCGCGCCGGACGTTCAAATCGCCCATGATCTCGCCCATGAATTCGTCCGGGGTGATAATTTCAACCTTCATTATGGGTTCTATCAGAACCGGATTCGCTTCAGCGACAGCCTTTTTGAAAGCCAGAGAACCGGCAACCTTAAATGCCATTTCAGATGAATCAACGGCATGAAAGGATCCGTCATCGAGTGTCGCTTTAAAGTCTACGCATGGATAACCGGCCAGAACCCCTTTTTTTGCTGACTCGACAATGCCTTTTTCAACGGCCGGAATATATTGTCTGGGAATCGAACCACCGACAACGGCATCCACAAATTCAAATCCCTCACCTCGGGGCTTGGGTTCAAACTGAACCCAGCAATCCCCGAATTGCCCATGACCACCGGACTGTTTTTTATGCCTTCCCTGTACGCGAACTTTTTTCTTGATCGTTTCCCGATAGGGCACTTTCGGTTTTTTCAGATGAACTTCAACATTGAACTTTCGTTTCATTTTTTCAATGGTGGCTTCGATATGAACCTGCCCCAGACCGGACAACAGAATTTCACCGGTTTCAGCATTTCGATTCAGCCTTATGGCCGGATCTTCCTCCTGAAGTTTTGTCAGTGACGAAAAGATTTTATCCTCATCGCCCTTGGCTTTGGATTCTATCGCGAAGGAAATCACGGTGGGAAGTGATTCAACCCCTTGATATTTGATTTTACCACTTTCCTCACAAAGGGTATCGCCGGTAGTGGTTTCTTTAAGTTTGGCGACAGCAACAATGGCGCCGGGGCCTGCTCCGGATACCGTTTTCTGCTCTTTTCCGGCCATCCTGAGCAGCTGGCTGAACCGTTCTTTTGTTTCTTTATTAACATTATAAAAGGTTCCGTCTGAACCGAGCTTCCCTGAAACGACTTTGAGTATCGACAAGCGTCCGGCATAGGGGTCAGCGACTGTTTTGAACACATACGCGGAAAAGGGGGCGTCCGGATCAGGTTCCCGTTCAATCTCATTTCCGGAACCCGGATCTGTCCCTTTCACAGGACCTCGATCCTGAGGGGACGGCATGCACTCGACGATGAAGTCCATCAACAGATCGATACCGATATCCTGAATGGCTGAACCGCACAAGACCGGAACAAAGGTTCGGGACAACGTTCCTTTTCTCAGAGCGCTTCTGATTTCATCATCGGTAAGGATTTCTCCCTCCAGATATTTTTCAAGGAGTTCATCCTGTGCTTCGGCAACATTTTCAATCAGGGCTTCACGCTCGGCTTCCACGGTTTTAACCATATCAGAAGGAATATCACAT encodes the following:
- the acs gene encoding acetate--CoA ligase; the protein is MAIIEKNGKFYPGEEFSQNAWVKSFEEYQKIYSKSIEEPDEFWGGIANELFWFKKPETILDYNFDIKKGRVFHEWFKGGYTNMCYNCLDRHLDTPNRNKAAIIWQGEADDAVKVLTYQMLHREVCRFANVLKKKGLKKGDRVTLYLPMVWQLPVAMLACARLGVIHSVVFGGFSADALMHRIQESESRMLITIDQSVRGGKLFDLKANADQALGDCHSIEHVIVVRRTGNEIEMQKGRDTYWDDEMRAEDISDVCECEQMEAEDILFLLYTSGSTGKPKGQVHTTGGYMTYVYITQKLIFDIHPETLYWCLADIGWVTGHSYIVYGPLLNGTSTFMYEGTPMYPQPDRAWELIERYRINICYTAPTAIRTLISQGDEWTTRRDLSSLKLLGSVGEPINPEAWMWFHKHIGKENCPIVDTWWQTETGGIMISPLPGAIPTKPGAATFPFPGIIPWVANPGMENPEDRGKQMPPGETGHLCIKKPWPGLSRTIYNDHARYEQTYFMQYPNMYFTGDGCLMDSEGYYVLQGRVDDIMNVSGHRISTAEVESALVLHEVVAEAAATAMPHDVKGQGIYVYVTLRLGVEPTNELKKELINHVRKEIGAIATPDKLQFATALPKTRSGKIMRRILRKIAEDKADELGDTSTLEDASVIQKLIKERIK
- a CDS encoding DNA photolyase translates to MSIKKLYVDHEICNLPLVGAIQSKLNLPAEIVNDVRCVYADISSADDPVQRGKEVLFLTRNRGTFVRKCPGTRNYTCCDYMILHIGTFCTMDCSYCILQSYFHPPVLQYFVNQEDMLSELGDFFHKKEMRRIGTGEYTDSLIWDFWDDLSAKLVPEFAKQSHAILEIKSKTVAIEALEHFDHRRKTIISWSVNTERIIRSDERLTSSLSARLKAASMCESWGYPVSFHFDPMVIYDGCETEYRQVIEGIFSHVSANNIAWISLGTFRFMPDLKQTIQKRFPDSTIVYGEFIPGLDGKMRYFKPVRIRLYRKIVSWIKEIAPEVVVYFCMEDDEVWKKSTGFLPSEKGGLPKMLDESAIRVCGLNR
- a CDS encoding thermonuclease family protein, with the protein product MIKSRYRHFLILNVLMLSIVLFNSSLNAQQVLHRVAWVSDGDTIMIDDGRRIRYIGINAPEIAHDDKPAEPFGYEAAELNRRMVLGKFVRLEPDQQSHDQYGRLLAYVFLADGTCINQKMIREGLAYCLPQPPNLKYEDRLLEIQRLAMSTRKGIWPQWKNRHERVIGNKRSRRFHSVNCSFGKKTEKRNLVIFSSPWEAFQSGFAPCKRCITLRAD
- the fusA gene encoding elongation factor G, with amino-acid sequence MSEMVGKLRNIALVAHGGAGKTSLAEIMLYKAGVLNRIGRVEDGNTAMDFEPEELKRQTSISSSFHQYDFKKHTVNLIDTPGDQNFFSDTRSSMQAADSAVVIIDAIDGIKVQTELAWDFAKDFNMPCAIFINKLDRERADFLKTFNDAKEIFNPKPIIVQLPIGSEENFNGIVDLINNKAYTYDQSGKATPCDIPSDMVKTVEAEREALIENVAEAQDELLEKYLEGEILTDDEIRSALRKGTLSRTFVPVLCGSAIQDIGIDLLMDFIVECMPSPQDRGPVKGTDPGSGNEIEREPDPDAPFSAYVFKTVADPYAGRLSILKVVSGKLGSDGTFYNVNKETKERFSQLLRMAGKEQKTVSGAGPGAIVAVAKLKETTTGDTLCEESGKIKYQGVESLPTVISFAIESKAKGDEDKIFSSLTKLQEEDPAIRLNRNAETGEILLSGLGQVHIEATIEKMKRKFNVEVHLKKPKVPYRETIKKKVRVQGRHKKQSGGHGQFGDCWVQFEPKPRGEGFEFVDAVVGGSIPRQYIPAVEKGIVESAKKGVLAGYPCVDFKATLDDGSFHAVDSSEMAFKVAGSLAFKKAVAEANPVLIEPIMKVEIITPDEFMGEIMGDLNVRRGRVLGMDTKGKHQVINANVPMAEFLTYAPDLRSMTGGRGMFFMEFSHYDEVPAQIAQKVLEELNKEKE